Proteins encoded by one window of Akkermansia muciniphila ATCC BAA-835:
- a CDS encoding autotransporter domain-containing protein, with translation MKLHLPLSLLSSLLACMAAVSSPHAVAETYTWLGGTVDVHLNTNWTPDYGSSNWSATWAGTATNSMRFDAGSMTGQVKALQASFNTLSLGGITVTDNSDGFSVSKSNGSNRTVNLRDGGEGYTLFDIGGDFSLGVASQVWNGVVFNSSALFNIASGKTMNIYGGLGMAGTGARTMTVGTDGFAGTLILNTAAQSSMTADWVISHGATVQLNNAAALGSGSVSLNGGNITAQHDAVYNNALAVSGSSGMNVNAATRFASVSLSNAAVLNMNGGTLGIANAGVLTLGSSGTITGNLTLGNTSLLNFSALPASGSYLLNVTGTLTVGSELLLGQETMEGVAWTEGSYSLVHAGSVEGVPASSFVLGDNLLGSWSTENNNLTLVVEQVALLEWKGGDGIWSVTAPASSPWKNEGVYNNASGVVMGDIDGSSLQTVTIDGVVSPSIMMVQADTTDYVWNAADEGGALEGSGNLEKTGSAKLTINMDNADYAGKVILGGGTLEMGNDAALGTGDLAFDGGTLRYGTGVTADISGQISTTSKSSVKVDTNGNNVSWASADHYKALNLEKSGNGVLTLGGAVYTGGLTVDEGGVSITSGSVQTKFSAGVTVNAGGTLAISSAINGISTGDNANIVINGMSGAGRIELDNQAAKSRFYISGDNSSFTGELVATGLNNNPGNTNDARDLQFATAASMGRGTVTLNGRGFWLGTANSADTAVMAAINVLEKGSYLNGGSGNSYYFGGAFTGSGTMTTALGNAFAYLTGDMTGFQGAFSHTGDSLFTWAFGNNTEAVLNDGKLFGDGVVLKADGGTSQFKFSYTNDIILMNATVGAEGALNARVEQAGTGTLVLTQDNSATGTLTITSGTVQLGNGEVSGSWTGQITGAGALVVDRSAGSSALELNSANDYQGGTTLNGGTVKALGAGSLGTGDVFVNGGSILDMNGQAIANNVAITKGGLQHAGAYATSGGVTVNAEADSGDIDLGGLSGDKVGGINTTTAGTAITGLTGNLTLTGNNALHVGVENTTYASDGDQKSLIQFNDAATGTVSLGGDSSDLTLHMDIDTDILIAMRELDSVGILLTDGTITGLPDSGLVAWLNQHLTFNATLESLGFGIQGVDGGNIIISGRTDQIYIASVDGSSVTEIPALNSYAQVIVDKDLSLNFDVPASNTDKTIVRHLSSGTSATGNLAVNVAGEGSLNIELANDLDDSVFNGNLIVNGNGADLVKTGEKTLVLNGSVSTSNAVIAKEGTLVLNGSVNNIGTLALASASADAIARTVIGGTVTATLSDEDEGGSLEIAAGGTLKTAGDSVLDQATSISGAGSLNIQEGSALSLTGKAGLSGTSVTLNGTLGLSGTGEKSIQSLSGSGTLALNGGTLSVTSASARNGSFSGTLDGEGRIDVSGSVTQVMQTGSSTYDLGVHGGGTLVLKGTSAAPALDYRNVAVGSAGTLRIEAIGHEAGDSNTSLNVGSIDFQSGSTTEFVYNLSASDPFGSAMLTADSITIGNGAGFSLANMEGNTGLGTYDNLDGVVLMTADTIDGLTEGESISVGTSGLFAVYYKDATMSREGNHIVLNATVQQDNIFTPAVNSHNSGAGSELLWEAKNNLDATSQLGQAMHSISTMITGDNPDLAGASRALAAVAGSTVNALGTAQRDALRDQMGWIRNRTTLMGVNPAYVNDDLPRFHMWMEGTGSYAKLDTRGDESGYQLTTWGGTVGMDADLSDRLTVGAAFTAGYGDLTAGAADSADGHLDSYYASLFGRYQDRRWAHTLILTGGWNDAKLNRTVNYGEGSYGTQGSTSGWGFGAMYELTYDVYLNENRSSVLQPLFNASVVTTRMDGYEETGAGNAGLNVGRQDWTTGTLALGGRWMGLVGSNIFGREALAEIRVNAAQDLGDRRGETNVSLLGNPGFAQSVRGAKEGTTALQLGAGLSVPVGTKGTIYVNGNADIRDGSSALNGSVGYRYDF, from the coding sequence ATGAAGTTGCACCTCCCTTTAAGTCTTTTGTCCTCCCTGCTTGCCTGCATGGCTGCTGTTTCCTCACCGCATGCCGTTGCGGAAACCTATACATGGCTGGGGGGGACGGTGGATGTTCATTTAAATACTAACTGGACTCCGGATTACGGCAGCAGCAACTGGTCGGCAACATGGGCCGGAACGGCGACAAACAGCATGCGTTTTGATGCGGGTAGCATGACGGGGCAGGTCAAGGCTCTCCAGGCTTCTTTCAATACGCTTTCACTTGGGGGAATAACCGTTACGGATAATTCCGATGGATTCAGCGTTTCCAAAAGCAACGGCTCCAACCGCACCGTTAATTTACGTGATGGAGGAGAAGGGTATACGCTGTTTGACATAGGCGGGGATTTTTCTCTGGGAGTTGCCAGCCAGGTATGGAACGGAGTTGTTTTCAACTCCAGCGCCCTGTTTAACATTGCCTCCGGCAAGACCATGAATATTTACGGTGGTCTGGGAATGGCTGGAACGGGAGCCAGGACGATGACGGTGGGGACGGACGGTTTTGCGGGAACCCTTATCCTGAATACGGCTGCCCAGTCTTCCATGACGGCTGATTGGGTCATTTCCCATGGGGCGACCGTTCAACTGAACAATGCCGCGGCTTTGGGGTCCGGATCGGTCAGCTTAAACGGCGGCAATATAACGGCCCAGCACGATGCTGTTTATAACAATGCCCTGGCCGTGAGCGGTTCTTCCGGCATGAACGTGAATGCTGCCACGCGGTTTGCCAGTGTCAGCCTTTCCAATGCCGCTGTCCTGAACATGAACGGAGGGACGCTTGGCATTGCGAATGCCGGCGTTTTGACACTGGGTTCTTCAGGGACCATTACGGGGAATTTGACGCTGGGAAACACGTCTCTCCTGAATTTTTCCGCTCTTCCGGCTTCCGGATCATATTTGCTTAATGTAACAGGAACGCTGACCGTGGGCAGTGAATTGCTTCTGGGGCAGGAAACGATGGAAGGCGTAGCCTGGACGGAGGGTTCCTACAGTCTGGTTCATGCGGGTTCCGTAGAGGGAGTCCCTGCCAGCTCTTTCGTTCTGGGCGACAATCTTCTGGGTTCATGGAGCACGGAAAACAATAATCTTACCCTGGTTGTGGAGCAGGTGGCTTTGCTTGAATGGAAAGGCGGCGACGGGATATGGTCTGTAACTGCTCCGGCTTCTTCACCGTGGAAAAATGAAGGTGTGTACAATAATGCTTCCGGAGTGGTCATGGGAGATATTGACGGAAGTTCTCTGCAAACAGTAACCATTGATGGAGTTGTCTCTCCCTCAATCATGATGGTCCAGGCGGATACGACGGATTATGTGTGGAATGCCGCAGATGAAGGAGGTGCTCTGGAAGGCAGCGGTAATCTGGAGAAGACCGGCAGTGCCAAGCTGACCATTAATATGGATAATGCTGATTATGCCGGAAAGGTCATTTTGGGGGGTGGAACGCTTGAAATGGGGAATGATGCCGCTTTAGGCACAGGTGATCTGGCATTTGACGGCGGTACCCTCCGGTATGGAACAGGGGTAACGGCGGATATTTCCGGGCAGATTTCCACAACGAGCAAAAGTTCCGTGAAGGTGGATACCAACGGTAATAACGTAAGCTGGGCTTCCGCGGATCATTACAAGGCTCTGAACTTGGAAAAGTCCGGGAACGGTGTGTTGACTCTCGGCGGCGCCGTGTATACGGGGGGCCTGACAGTAGATGAAGGAGGCGTGTCCATTACTTCCGGCAGTGTTCAAACGAAGTTTTCTGCGGGAGTCACGGTAAATGCAGGAGGAACGCTTGCCATTTCCAGCGCCATTAACGGAATATCGACCGGAGACAACGCCAATATCGTCATCAACGGCATGAGCGGAGCGGGGCGGATTGAGCTGGACAACCAGGCTGCCAAATCCCGTTTTTATATTTCCGGAGATAATTCTTCCTTTACCGGGGAATTGGTGGCGACCGGACTGAACAATAATCCGGGAAATACGAATGATGCCCGCGATCTTCAGTTTGCCACTGCTGCCAGTATGGGAAGAGGAACGGTAACCCTGAATGGACGCGGGTTCTGGCTGGGAACCGCCAATTCGGCGGATACCGCCGTCATGGCAGCAATCAATGTTCTGGAGAAAGGTTCCTATCTGAACGGGGGAAGCGGAAATTCCTATTACTTTGGCGGGGCGTTTACCGGTTCCGGCACCATGACCACGGCTCTGGGCAATGCGTTCGCATATTTGACGGGAGATATGACCGGGTTCCAGGGAGCATTCTCCCACACGGGTGATTCCCTGTTTACCTGGGCATTCGGCAACAATACGGAGGCAGTTCTGAATGATGGAAAGCTTTTCGGGGATGGAGTGGTTTTGAAGGCTGATGGAGGGACAAGCCAGTTTAAATTCTCCTATACCAACGATATTATACTGATGAACGCCACTGTAGGCGCAGAAGGGGCCTTGAACGCCAGGGTGGAACAGGCCGGAACCGGAACGCTGGTGCTAACGCAGGACAATAGCGCGACGGGAACGCTCACCATTACCAGCGGCACGGTTCAGCTGGGCAATGGAGAGGTTTCCGGCTCCTGGACAGGGCAGATTACCGGAGCAGGGGCTCTGGTGGTGGACAGGTCTGCAGGTTCCTCTGCTCTGGAACTGAACTCCGCCAACGATTATCAGGGTGGAACTACGCTGAACGGCGGCACAGTGAAGGCGTTGGGCGCCGGTTCCTTGGGAACTGGCGATGTTTTCGTCAACGGCGGTTCCATCCTGGATATGAACGGACAGGCGATTGCCAATAATGTCGCTATTACCAAAGGAGGGCTGCAACATGCCGGGGCCTACGCCACGTCGGGCGGCGTAACCGTAAATGCGGAGGCTGATTCCGGGGACATTGACCTGGGAGGCCTGTCCGGCGACAAAGTGGGGGGCATCAATACCACCACGGCGGGAACGGCCATTACCGGCCTGACGGGAAATTTGACGCTGACGGGGAATAATGCCCTGCATGTGGGGGTGGAAAATACCACGTATGCTTCTGACGGAGACCAGAAAAGTCTGATTCAGTTCAATGATGCGGCTACGGGGACTGTTTCCTTAGGCGGAGATTCTTCCGATCTCACGCTGCACATGGATATTGATACGGATATCCTGATTGCCATGCGCGAACTGGATTCTGTCGGTATCCTGCTGACAGACGGGACGATTACCGGATTGCCGGACAGCGGTCTGGTGGCGTGGCTCAACCAGCATCTTACGTTTAATGCCACACTGGAAAGCCTGGGGTTCGGCATCCAGGGAGTGGATGGAGGAAACATTATCATTTCCGGAAGAACGGACCAGATTTACATTGCTTCCGTAGACGGTTCCTCAGTGACGGAAATTCCGGCTTTGAATTCCTATGCCCAGGTGATTGTTGATAAGGATCTTTCTCTGAATTTTGATGTTCCCGCATCTAATACGGACAAGACCATCGTTCGTCATCTTTCCTCCGGCACCAGCGCTACTGGCAATCTGGCAGTGAATGTCGCCGGAGAAGGTTCCTTGAATATTGAACTGGCCAACGATTTGGACGATTCCGTTTTTAACGGAAATCTTATCGTAAACGGAAACGGTGCGGACCTGGTCAAAACAGGAGAAAAGACGCTGGTATTGAATGGGAGTGTCAGTACATCCAATGCAGTGATTGCCAAAGAAGGCACACTGGTTCTGAACGGGAGCGTCAACAACATCGGCACGCTGGCTTTGGCCTCCGCTTCTGCAGATGCAATTGCGCGTACCGTGATTGGTGGGACTGTCACAGCCACTCTGTCGGATGAAGATGAAGGCGGTTCCCTGGAGATTGCTGCGGGGGGAACACTCAAGACCGCCGGAGATTCCGTCCTGGACCAGGCGACCTCCATTTCCGGAGCAGGGAGTTTGAATATTCAGGAAGGTTCCGCCCTCTCCCTGACGGGGAAAGCCGGCCTGTCCGGAACTTCCGTGACGCTGAACGGAACGCTGGGTCTGTCCGGGACTGGGGAAAAATCCATCCAGTCCCTCTCCGGTTCCGGAACGCTGGCGTTGAACGGCGGCACTCTGTCTGTCACTTCCGCTTCCGCCAGAAACGGTTCTTTCTCCGGTACGCTGGATGGAGAGGGACGTATTGACGTATCCGGCAGCGTAACCCAGGTAATGCAGACAGGAAGCTCTACGTATGACCTGGGCGTTCATGGAGGGGGGACGCTGGTATTAAAAGGCACTTCTGCCGCCCCTGCGCTTGATTACCGTAATGTTGCAGTAGGTTCTGCCGGCACCCTGCGTATTGAAGCCATTGGGCATGAGGCCGGAGACTCCAATACCTCCTTAAACGTCGGCAGCATTGATTTTCAAAGCGGCTCTACGACGGAATTCGTTTATAATTTAAGTGCGTCTGATCCTTTCGGCTCCGCTATGCTGACGGCGGATTCCATCACCATTGGAAATGGGGCGGGATTCTCTCTTGCCAACATGGAAGGCAACACGGGGCTGGGAACGTATGACAACCTGGACGGCGTGGTGCTGATGACAGCGGACACGATTGACGGACTGACGGAGGGGGAATCCATATCCGTGGGGACTTCCGGCCTGTTTGCCGTTTATTACAAGGATGCGACCATGAGCCGGGAGGGCAATCATATTGTGCTGAATGCCACGGTGCAGCAGGACAATATTTTTACGCCTGCGGTGAATTCCCATAATTCCGGAGCAGGTTCCGAACTTCTGTGGGAGGCAAAAAATAATCTGGATGCCACTTCCCAGCTTGGGCAGGCGATGCATTCCATCAGCACCATGATTACGGGAGATAATCCCGACTTGGCGGGGGCATCCAGGGCTTTGGCAGCAGTGGCTGGGAGCACGGTCAACGCGCTGGGGACGGCACAGAGGGACGCCCTGCGCGACCAGATGGGCTGGATCAGGAACCGGACCACCCTCATGGGCGTCAACCCGGCCTACGTCAACGACGACCTCCCCCGCTTCCACATGTGGATGGAAGGCACGGGCTCCTACGCCAAGCTCGACACCCGCGGGGATGAAAGCGGCTACCAGCTCACCACCTGGGGAGGCACGGTAGGCATGGACGCGGACCTCAGCGACCGCCTCACGGTGGGAGCGGCCTTCACGGCCGGCTACGGCGACCTGACGGCCGGCGCGGCGGACAGCGCCGACGGGCACCTGGACAGCTACTACGCCAGCCTCTTCGGCCGCTACCAGGACAGGCGCTGGGCGCACACGCTCATCCTGACGGGAGGGTGGAACGACGCGAAACTCAACCGTACGGTCAACTATGGGGAAGGAAGCTACGGGACGCAGGGAAGCACCAGCGGGTGGGGCTTTGGAGCGATGTATGAACTCACCTACGACGTATACCTCAACGAAAACCGCAGCAGCGTGCTGCAGCCGCTGTTCAACGCCTCGGTGGTGACGACGCGGATGGACGGCTATGAGGAAACGGGTGCGGGCAACGCGGGCCTGAACGTCGGCAGGCAGGACTGGACGACGGGGACGCTGGCGCTGGGCGGCCGGTGGATGGGCCTGGTGGGCAGCAACATCTTCGGACGAGAAGCGCTGGCGGAAATCCGAGTAAACGCGGCGCAGGACCTGGGAGACCGGAGAGGGGAAACGAACGTCTCTCTGCTGGGCAACCCCGGCTTTGCGCAAAGCGTGAGGGGGGCGAAAGAGGGAACGACGGCGCTGCAGCTGGGAGCCGGACTGAGCGTGCCTGTAGGAACGAAGGGAACCATCTACGTGAACGGGAACGCGGACATCCGTGACGGGTCCAGCGCACTGAACGGAAGCGTCGGCTACCGCTACGACTTCTAA
- a CDS encoding acyl-[acyl-carrier-protein] thioesterase, producing MEHASNKEIYSVQATVRTYESGANGLMKPETVLHWFQEIAEAHASCLGFGYDFVTSRSLAWVEVRMDAAVSRLPRWKETVELRTWTAQETPLLARRNLEIRDAQGNCIVAASCLWAVIDIRRRRPVPLNRHISSFPDTPCKETVAPVSMDISGLLPMIREWTAERRDTDFNRHINNAAYLVWALDSLPDSWLKNHQLTGIHLHFRKETHAGDSMKSLLFFRDSLTTHHLMHGDELRAEAVLEWKTAEIA from the coding sequence ATGGAACATGCCAGCAACAAGGAAATCTATTCCGTTCAGGCAACCGTCCGCACTTACGAAAGCGGTGCGAATGGCCTGATGAAACCGGAAACGGTTCTGCACTGGTTTCAGGAAATAGCGGAAGCCCATGCCTCCTGCCTGGGTTTCGGCTATGATTTCGTAACGTCCCGCAGCCTGGCTTGGGTGGAAGTGCGCATGGATGCGGCCGTCAGCCGCCTTCCCCGGTGGAAGGAAACGGTGGAACTCCGAACCTGGACGGCCCAGGAAACGCCTCTGCTGGCGCGCCGCAACCTGGAAATCAGGGATGCCCAAGGCAACTGCATCGTTGCAGCAAGCTGTCTGTGGGCTGTCATTGACATACGCCGCAGGCGTCCTGTGCCATTAAACAGGCATATCAGCTCTTTCCCGGATACCCCATGCAAAGAAACGGTGGCTCCGGTATCCATGGACATTTCGGGACTTCTGCCGATGATCAGGGAATGGACGGCGGAACGCCGGGATACGGATTTCAACCGCCACATCAACAATGCCGCCTACCTGGTCTGGGCTCTGGACTCCCTTCCGGACTCCTGGCTAAAGAACCACCAACTGACGGGAATTCACCTGCATTTTAGAAAAGAAACCCATGCGGGAGATTCCATGAAATCCCTGCTGTTCTTCCGGGACTCCCTCACCACCCACCACCTCATGCACGGAGATGAACTGCGGGCGGAAGCGGTATTGGAATGGAAAACCGCTGAAATCGCATAA
- a CDS encoding UDP-glucuronic acid decarboxylase family protein, which translates to MSKRILITGGAGFIGSHLSERLLREGHEVICMDNFFTGSKQNILHLTDYPGFEVIRHDVTVPYVMEVDQIYNLACPASPPHYQFDPIHTMKTSVLGALNMLGLAKRCKARILQASTSEVYGDPMVHPQPETYWGNVNPVGVRSCYDEGKRCAETLFMDYRRMNGVDVRIIRIFNTYGPRMNPNDGRVVSNFIVQALKGEDITIYGTGKQTRSFQYVDDLVEGMVRMMDTEGFSGPVNLGNPEEFTMLELAEKVIEMTGSSSKTVFRPLPLDDPTQRKPDIRLAKEKLGWKPHITLEKGLEKTIAYFRSIL; encoded by the coding sequence ATGAGCAAAAGGATTTTGATTACCGGAGGCGCCGGCTTCATCGGCTCCCATCTCAGCGAACGGCTTCTCAGGGAAGGCCATGAAGTTATCTGCATGGACAATTTCTTCACGGGCAGCAAACAAAACATCCTCCACCTGACGGATTATCCCGGATTTGAAGTAATACGCCATGACGTTACCGTTCCCTATGTCATGGAAGTTGACCAAATCTACAACCTGGCCTGCCCCGCCTCTCCTCCCCATTATCAGTTTGACCCCATCCACACAATGAAGACCTCCGTGCTGGGCGCTCTGAATATGCTGGGCCTTGCCAAACGGTGCAAGGCCAGAATCCTCCAGGCCTCCACCAGCGAAGTATACGGAGATCCCATGGTCCATCCCCAACCGGAAACCTACTGGGGAAACGTCAACCCCGTGGGCGTCCGCTCCTGCTATGACGAAGGCAAAAGATGCGCGGAGACCCTGTTCATGGACTACCGCCGCATGAACGGGGTGGACGTTCGCATCATCCGCATCTTCAACACTTACGGACCGCGAATGAACCCTAACGACGGAAGAGTAGTCTCCAACTTCATCGTCCAGGCGCTGAAGGGGGAAGACATCACCATTTACGGAACGGGCAAACAGACCCGGAGTTTCCAGTACGTGGACGACCTGGTGGAGGGGATGGTGCGCATGATGGATACGGAAGGTTTTTCCGGCCCGGTCAACCTGGGTAATCCAGAGGAATTCACCATGCTGGAACTGGCAGAAAAAGTCATTGAAATGACAGGCTCTTCTTCCAAAACAGTATTCCGTCCTCTGCCCTTGGACGACCCGACCCAACGCAAACCGGATATTCGGCTGGCAAAAGAAAAGCTGGGTTGGAAGCCTCATATTACGCTGGAAAAAGGGTTGGAAAAGACCATCGCCTATTTCCGGAGCATTCTCTAG
- a CDS encoding sensor histidine kinase has translation MNRRIRIILLAISLLLVIGTLGWLTHVLLVQAEETGHSEQRIRVEALAHEAKLEMDRLLTSFITFEQARGYFEYQPVYAYKRPYDLRMGAPAPGEATRGSNLAAYLPDYVTAFIQISPAGRVTGPALPPELAGRLNEQKDLYQRLNGKVSSLTSVPSSGNLWTDIRNEILHESPEPEPTVSGSPAQVETVTSFVPVEDGGNLYILRQVHTSRGIYLQGALMNMDNLNRRLPGQVKMLLPHSRLATFNPSSPPPEEPRQAGALPFANAPLIFLPGDTGAVPLQDHKKMLTWTLTLIWSMVLLGAAGVIWLMLGTFRLEQRRGDFVSAVTHELRTPLTSFSLYTEMLEDGMVPEQKKPEYYANMQRECRRLEHLIENVLSYSRLQRNAIRRARDTLTCQELFEPIAEKIERRLREADISFSFALAQPIRILPIHTDAVSVEQIMDNLTSNAIKYAKGENAKVQLTVQADRHNIVIRFRDNGPGISPKNRKLVFKPFRRTKDATNSRKPGVGLGLALARDTARSLGGDLKLEFGTLGGASFLLTIPKS, from the coding sequence GTGAACCGGCGCATACGCATCATTCTGCTGGCAATCAGCCTGCTGCTGGTCATCGGCACGCTCGGATGGCTCACCCATGTTCTGCTGGTGCAGGCGGAAGAAACAGGCCATTCCGAACAGCGTATCAGGGTGGAAGCCCTGGCCCATGAAGCCAAGCTGGAAATGGACCGCCTTCTGACCTCCTTCATCACATTCGAACAGGCCCGCGGCTATTTTGAATACCAGCCCGTTTACGCCTACAAACGCCCCTATGACCTGAGGATGGGCGCCCCGGCCCCCGGAGAAGCAACCCGTGGTTCCAATCTCGCCGCCTACCTGCCGGACTACGTTACAGCCTTCATTCAGATTTCCCCTGCCGGGCGCGTAACCGGCCCCGCTCTTCCCCCGGAGCTTGCCGGGCGGCTGAATGAACAGAAGGACCTTTACCAGCGGCTGAACGGCAAGGTCTCCTCCCTTACCTCCGTTCCGTCCAGCGGAAACCTCTGGACGGATATCCGGAATGAAATTCTGCATGAATCTCCGGAACCGGAGCCAACGGTATCCGGCTCTCCGGCACAAGTGGAAACTGTCACTTCCTTCGTTCCCGTGGAAGACGGAGGGAACCTTTACATCCTGCGCCAGGTGCACACCAGCCGCGGCATTTATTTGCAGGGGGCCCTGATGAACATGGACAATCTGAACAGACGCCTGCCCGGCCAGGTAAAGATGCTGCTTCCCCACAGCCGCCTGGCAACCTTTAACCCGTCCTCCCCGCCCCCGGAGGAACCCCGGCAGGCGGGCGCACTCCCCTTTGCCAACGCCCCTCTGATTTTCCTTCCGGGAGACACCGGAGCCGTTCCTCTCCAGGACCACAAAAAAATGCTGACCTGGACGCTCACCCTCATCTGGAGCATGGTGCTCCTGGGTGCGGCTGGGGTCATCTGGCTCATGCTGGGAACCTTCCGCCTGGAACAGCGCCGCGGGGACTTCGTCTCCGCCGTCACCCATGAACTCCGGACGCCCCTCACGTCCTTCTCCCTGTACACGGAAATGCTGGAAGACGGCATGGTGCCGGAACAGAAAAAGCCGGAATACTATGCCAACATGCAGCGGGAATGCCGCCGTCTGGAACACCTGATTGAAAACGTACTCTCCTACTCCCGGCTTCAGCGGAACGCTATTCGCCGCGCGCGGGACACGCTCACCTGTCAGGAGCTTTTTGAACCCATTGCGGAAAAAATAGAACGCCGCCTCCGGGAGGCGGACATCAGCTTCTCCTTTGCCCTGGCCCAGCCCATCCGCATCCTTCCTATTCATACGGATGCCGTTTCCGTAGAGCAGATTATGGACAACCTGACTTCCAACGCCATTAAATACGCCAAGGGGGAAAACGCCAAAGTCCAGCTCACCGTCCAGGCGGACCGCCACAACATCGTCATCCGCTTCCGCGACAACGGCCCAGGAATTTCCCCGAAAAACCGCAAGCTTGTCTTCAAGCCCTTCCGGCGCACAAAAGACGCTACCAACAGCCGGAAACCCGGCGTAGGCCTGGGGCTGGCGCTGGCAAGGGATACGGCACGTTCCCTGGGGGGAGACCTGAAACTGGAATTCGGCACCCTGGGGGGAGCCAGCTTTCTGCTGACGATTCCCAAATCCTGA
- a CDS encoding response regulator transcription factor, translating into MSDSAYTILIAEDDDSIRHALTDVLTASGYEVLALEEGLAAIHAVRERNFDLALLDVAMPGADGFQVLQVMSEERPGTPVIMLTARGEEEDRVQGLKLGADDYIVKPFSIRELLARIEAVLRRSPERPRQLREIRIPGATLDSANRLITFKDGRETSLTAREFEFLTYMATHPNRVITRDELLRRVWDVDPRLTDTRSVEMTVMRLRDKLGAASASPLETLRSQGYRWNSSFVS; encoded by the coding sequence ATGAGTGATTCAGCCTATACCATTCTGATTGCGGAGGACGACGACAGCATCAGGCATGCCCTGACGGACGTTCTGACCGCATCCGGCTACGAAGTGCTGGCTCTGGAAGAAGGCCTGGCCGCCATCCATGCCGTGCGGGAACGCAATTTCGACCTCGCCCTGCTGGACGTGGCCATGCCGGGCGCGGACGGATTCCAGGTGCTGCAGGTCATGTCTGAGGAACGCCCCGGAACGCCTGTCATCATGCTCACGGCCCGTGGAGAGGAGGAAGACCGCGTGCAGGGGCTCAAGCTGGGGGCGGACGACTATATTGTCAAACCGTTCAGCATCCGGGAACTGCTCGCCCGCATCGAGGCCGTTCTGCGCAGGTCTCCGGAACGGCCGCGCCAGCTCCGGGAAATCAGGATCCCCGGCGCCACCCTGGACAGCGCCAACCGCCTGATCACCTTTAAAGACGGGAGGGAAACCTCCCTGACCGCGCGGGAATTCGAATTCCTCACCTATATGGCCACCCACCCCAACCGCGTTATCACGAGGGACGAACTGCTCCGGCGCGTATGGGACGTGGACCCGCGCCTGACGGATACGCGCTCCGTGGAAATGACCGTCATGCGTCTCCGGGACAAGCTCGGGGCCGCCTCCGCCTCCCCCCTGGAGACGCTTAGAAGCCAGGGCTACCGCTGGAATTCATCCTTCGTTTCCTGA
- the hemB gene encoding porphobilinogen synthase — protein sequence MNLPIRPRRNRKSANIRGLIRETSLSPEHLIYPVFVHEGTGNQPIPSLPGCTRWSVKGLVEEAKRLMDLGIRTLDLFPAIPDEKKTPDACEACNPDGLIPRTIYALKSEVPGITVMTDVALDPYNSDGHDGLVEFRSDGTMEILNDDSVEVLCRQALCHADAGADIVSPSDMMDGRVAAIRATLDSEALDDVSIMAYTAKYASALYGPFRGALESAPKEGDKKTYQMDPGNIREALREAQLDEAEGADILMVKPATLYLDVMAAMRKQVTLPIAAYHVSGEYLMIKSAAASGWLDERETVLETLISIRRAGADMILTYYAPQAAEWLQQR from the coding sequence ATGAATCTACCGATACGGCCTCGCCGCAACAGAAAATCCGCCAACATCCGGGGCCTTATCCGGGAAACCTCCCTTTCCCCGGAACACCTCATCTATCCCGTCTTCGTCCATGAAGGGACCGGGAACCAGCCCATCCCCTCCCTGCCGGGCTGCACGCGCTGGAGCGTCAAGGGACTGGTGGAAGAAGCCAAACGCCTGATGGATCTGGGCATCCGGACGCTGGATCTTTTTCCAGCCATTCCGGATGAGAAAAAAACGCCGGACGCCTGCGAAGCCTGCAACCCTGACGGCCTCATCCCGCGCACCATTTACGCGCTCAAAAGCGAAGTGCCGGGCATCACCGTCATGACGGACGTAGCCCTGGATCCCTACAATTCCGACGGCCATGACGGCCTGGTGGAATTCCGCTCCGACGGAACGATGGAAATCCTTAACGACGATTCCGTGGAGGTTCTCTGCCGCCAGGCATTGTGCCACGCGGATGCCGGGGCGGATATCGTCTCCCCCAGCGACATGATGGACGGCCGCGTGGCCGCCATCCGCGCCACCCTGGATTCCGAAGCCCTGGACGATGTCTCCATCATGGCCTATACCGCCAAGTACGCCAGCGCTCTGTACGGGCCGTTCCGCGGAGCTCTGGAGAGCGCACCCAAGGAAGGGGATAAAAAAACCTACCAGATGGATCCCGGCAACATCCGGGAAGCCCTTAGGGAAGCGCAGCTGGATGAAGCTGAGGGAGCGGACATCCTGATGGTGAAACCCGCCACATTGTATCTGGACGTTATGGCCGCCATGCGGAAGCAGGTGACCCTTCCCATAGCCGCCTACCATGTCAGCGGGGAGTACCTGATGATCAAGTCCGCCGCAGCTTCCGGCTGGCTGGATGAACGGGAAACAGTTCTGGAGACTCTAATATCCATCCGGCGCGCCGGGGCCGATATGATCCTTACGTATTACGCCCCCCAGGCCGCCGAATGGCTTCAACAACGCTGA